From Salvelinus namaycush isolate Seneca chromosome 27, SaNama_1.0, whole genome shotgun sequence, the proteins below share one genomic window:
- the c27h1orf43 gene encoding protein C1orf43 homolog isoform X1 encodes MAESPLSGVNVVLVMAYGSLVFVLLFIFVKRQIMRFAMRSRRGPHAPIGHNAPKGLREEIDARLSKVQEIRFEPRLLSEEDDRLKHGTQFSCYNYLYRMKALDAIRDSGIPLQEMGRNPNAITGRSFRNWLLDLRNSHSLIKSSRSTLIDNLLEGYDSARHGTGVFGEQEYMKYQDALNELADVVKAYSSTTSLDQHHQSAAKDLTGSPARSTPSTIQVTYLPSTSQRSKRPKHFLELKSFKDNYNTLESTL; translated from the exons ATGGCCGAGTCACCTCTGTCCGGTGTGAATGTAGTGCTAGTTATGGCATATGGCAGCCTG GTGTTTGTATTGCTATTTATCTTCGTCAAGAGGCAGATCATGCGTTTCGCTATGAGGTCCCGCAGAGGACCCCATGCCCCTATTGGACACAACGCACCCAAG GGTTTGCGGGAAGAGATTGACGCACGCCTGTCCAAGGTTCAGGAAATCCGCTTCGAGCCGCGTCTGCTCTCTGAGGAGGATGATAGGCTGAAGCACGGGACACAGTTCA GTTGCTACAACTACCTGTACAGGATGAAGGCTCTAGATGCCATTCGGGACTCGG GGATCCCGCTGCAGGAGATGGGCCGCAACCCGAACGCCATCACAGGACGCAGTTTCCGCAACTGGCTGCTGGATCTGCGTAACTCCCACTCTCTGATCAAGAGCAGCCGTAGCACCCTCATTGACAACCTGTTGGAGGGATATGACAGTGCACGCCATGGCACAGgg GTATTTGGGGAACAGGAATATATGAAATACCAGGATGCTCTGAATGAACTGGCTGATGT tGTGAAAGCCTACTCCAGCACCACCAGTCTGGACCAGCATCACCAGTCAGCAGCCAAGGACCTGACAGGCTCCCCAGCCCGCAGCACCCCCTCCACCATCCAAGTTACCTACCTGCCCTCCACCAGCCAGCGCAGCAAGAGGCCAAAGCACTTCCTGGAGCTCAAGAGCTTCAAGGACAACTACAACACACTAGAGAGCACCCTGTGA
- the c27h1orf43 gene encoding protein C1orf43 homolog isoform X2: protein MAESPLSGVNVVLVMAYGSLVFVLLFIFVKRQIMRFAMRSRRGPHAPIGHNAPKGLREEIDARLSKVQEIRFEPRLLSEEDDRLKHGTQFRIPLQEMGRNPNAITGRSFRNWLLDLRNSHSLIKSSRSTLIDNLLEGYDSARHGTGVFGEQEYMKYQDALNELADVVKAYSSTTSLDQHHQSAAKDLTGSPARSTPSTIQVTYLPSTSQRSKRPKHFLELKSFKDNYNTLESTL, encoded by the exons ATGGCCGAGTCACCTCTGTCCGGTGTGAATGTAGTGCTAGTTATGGCATATGGCAGCCTG GTGTTTGTATTGCTATTTATCTTCGTCAAGAGGCAGATCATGCGTTTCGCTATGAGGTCCCGCAGAGGACCCCATGCCCCTATTGGACACAACGCACCCAAG GGTTTGCGGGAAGAGATTGACGCACGCCTGTCCAAGGTTCAGGAAATCCGCTTCGAGCCGCGTCTGCTCTCTGAGGAGGATGATAGGCTGAAGCACGGGACACAGTTCA GGATCCCGCTGCAGGAGATGGGCCGCAACCCGAACGCCATCACAGGACGCAGTTTCCGCAACTGGCTGCTGGATCTGCGTAACTCCCACTCTCTGATCAAGAGCAGCCGTAGCACCCTCATTGACAACCTGTTGGAGGGATATGACAGTGCACGCCATGGCACAGgg GTATTTGGGGAACAGGAATATATGAAATACCAGGATGCTCTGAATGAACTGGCTGATGT tGTGAAAGCCTACTCCAGCACCACCAGTCTGGACCAGCATCACCAGTCAGCAGCCAAGGACCTGACAGGCTCCCCAGCCCGCAGCACCCCCTCCACCATCCAAGTTACCTACCTGCCCTCCACCAGCCAGCGCAGCAAGAGGCCAAAGCACTTCCTGGAGCTCAAGAGCTTCAAGGACAACTACAACACACTAGAGAGCACCCTGTGA